Part of the Paenibacillus guangzhouensis genome is shown below.
TTTATCACAATCGACTGACGACCTTCATCATATTTAATCCCGATATAAGTAAATTCTTTTTGCATCAAACATAGACCCGCCACATCACCATTCGCCATATGGCTCACATCGAGCTTCACGGTTCCTACACAATCCGGCCCAACGACGCGTTGTGTGAGTGTATTTCTAGCATAGGATAAGTTCTCTGTTACACTTGATGTATGAAGTCTCATATATCCTGGTCTTTCTTCAAGACTCCATTTGCTGTTATCCGGATTGTGATTCCACTGCCACTGCAACCCTAACGTATTCGCTCTAAAATCATCCGAAGTCGGAAGCGCTTTGGGCGCAATATACCCTACATTCGGGATGTTTGGCTTGGGATGCGTAACGACAGCTTTTTCTCCATCGACTTGCCCCATGTATGGCCAGCCATTCTTCCACTCGACAGGCTGCAGCGTAGGGACCCTGCCAAGCTTCGATCGGTCCTGGAAAATGATTGCCCACCATTCGGAAGTACCGTCTTCTTGAGGTACATCGACAATCCCCCCTTGATGAATGCCATTCCCCCAGAAGTTCATGAAGCTTGTCATAATATCCTCGACTTCATAAGGCCCATGGGCTAAATCCTTGGTCCGAATGGCCACTTCTTTCTTAGAGCCATGCTTCCAAATCGGCGTCGTAAGAATATAGTAGAGACCATTGATTTTATAGACATGCGCACCCTCATTGTAGCCATGATAACGATGACCTGGGCATGGGTAGGAATAAATCTTCTTCCCGTTTCTTCTCGCACCGGGTTCTCTCTTGGATCGGATCGATAATTGACCTGTTGCTTCATTGACGATCGCAAGCTCGCTTAGATAGAGCTCTCCTTGTCCATGCACGACATAGATTTTCCCATCCTCGTCAAAAAACAAACCAGGATCGTAGAGCTCATCCTCCAGTTTATACAATGTCCAAGGCCCTTCGGCGCGATCTGCAATACTGACATAAGCAGCGTCATGATTGATATTGAACATTAGGTAGAATTTGCCTTGATGATACCTTAAACTCGTAGCCCATGGCCCTTCATCATACACATCGCCGCCGATCAAGTCGTATGGATCGCCTTCCATTCGCTCAACCGCATAACTTGCGTATTCCCAATTCACTAAATCTTGCGAACGCATAATCGGACATCCGGGAAATAAATGCATGCTCGTAGAAGACATATAATAGGTGTCGCCGACTCGAATCACATCATTATCCGGATAGTCCCCCCACAGGATCGGATTCGTGTAGGTGCCGTTTCCATTATCAGCGGTCCATCCTACATTTCTAGGTATTAAATGATCTGAAGTTTGTATGCTCATTGTTCCAAGTGCCTCCTATCATTCCTTCTGATATAAATGTAAGAGTATACAGAAGTGTATACTCTTACGTTCGACAAACTGAAATTATTGACCGTTCATTTTATTTAGATTTTCCTGCCATTTTTTCTGGACGTAATCGAGCACTTTAGGGAAGTCAAGCTTTTGCATTTCTTCGTTCGCCTTATTCAGGATGGACTCGACTTCCGCATCACTCTTTGCATAAATCATGGTGGAGAATGCTTGATCAAACATATCCGTTACCGACTGCAGAATAATGCCTTCTTCCGAATCCCCTTGCGGATCGGTATTCGCAAAAGCCGTAATGTCCATCGACGTCTTCCAAGCGACGTTCACCTGCTGCGTCGTCTGGAAATCCCGCTGCTCCTCAGGAAGAAGACTCTCTCTAGCTACTTTAGCTAGATCAACCCATGTTGCATTGCCGGCCATCATATTATCAGATACGTGCAGCTTGTCGAGTTCAGCTTTGTCCATCGTCTTATATTTATCGTTCGGGATTGGAATGCCGTTCTCGTCTCTCTCATCCCAAAGGAATCCCTGAGGTCCGAACCAGAGAACCGACTGCCCTTCGCTGCTTGTAACCCAATCCAGGTAAGCGAAGATACGTTCAGGATCCTTCGCATTTTTCGTAATGACGAGTTTGCCGCCACCTTCTCGGCCGGTATAGTTCAGATAAATTTTGTTCTTGTCCAAGCCCTCTTTGTGGATCGGCCAAATAAATTCGTACCCGCCTTCTGGGTCTTGCGCGCGGAGCGTCGAGTTCGGAACGCGGGCTCTACCCGATAAGTTCGAATTGATCGAAACTGCTACTCTTCCTTGGCTCAGCTTCTCGATCATTTGATCGGCCTTTTGCGTAAACACGTCCTGAGTTAAGAGTTTATCGCGATACAATCGGCTCGCAAACAGCATGAATTCCTTAAATGCCGGATCTTCTGTAATCGGCTTGAGCGTATTGCCATCCGGATAGAACATTCTGCTCACAAAATATGGTGTGCTGTTTTCTTTGAACGCGGAATACATCATTTTGATATCGTACGGACCACCCACTTCTAGCGGAATCACGTTCGGATATTTTTCTTTCACCGATCGCAGATAGCTCTCGAGTTCAGTCAACGTCTCTAGCTTCGGCGAACCCATTTCTTTATAGATTTTTCGGTTGATCCCCCAACCGCCGTTACCGTTCATATGATTGCCACCGACATACCATTCCGGGAAAACATACAACTTGCCGTCTTCTGAACGATTGATATTGATGATTTGGTCTCCGGCAGACTGCTTCAGGTTCGGATACTTGTCAAGATACGGATCTAGCT
Proteins encoded:
- a CDS encoding family 43 glycosylhydrolase → MSIQTSDHLIPRNVGWTADNGNGTYTNPILWGDYPDNDVIRVGDTYYMSSTSMHLFPGCPIMRSQDLVNWEYASYAVERMEGDPYDLIGGDVYDEGPWATSLRYHQGKFYLMFNINHDAAYVSIADRAEGPWTLYKLEDELYDPGLFFDEDGKIYVVHGQGELYLSELAIVNEATGQLSIRSKREPGARRNGKKIYSYPCPGHRYHGYNEGAHVYKINGLYYILTTPIWKHGSKKEVAIRTKDLAHGPYEVEDIMTSFMNFWGNGIHQGGIVDVPQEDGTSEWWAIIFQDRSKLGRVPTLQPVEWKNGWPYMGQVDGEKAVVTHPKPNIPNVGYIAPKALPTSDDFRANTLGLQWQWNHNPDNSKWSLEERPGYMRLHTSSVTENLSYARNTLTQRVVGPDCVGTVKLDVSHMANGDVAGLCLMQKEFTYIGIKYDEGRQSIVINDNSIEHAAVTLPDSIQEVWFRAEMPRHEYRMEFFYSTDGITFTRLGGRYDMRYGTYVGMRFGIFNYATTKLGGYVDVDSFVLTTTENQGNLFGMNRQIDAGRYDDQKFVSDKELLINARTEWISEDANREYDLCISNLKDGDWLQYDQVDFGAGEASWFNARVASSLTGGSMEVRLGSIDGQIISTLSIPNTGDMDQYVQVKSDLTVELTGIHSIVLVFHGASQSMCKLNWFMFGSGVFPQIPPIPTNVTVVAENESMLNMKWDASPGALQYDLMLDDLVISNVTSDFSQTGLAPSSRHTVKVRAKNIAGYSAWSDGVQATTFN
- a CDS encoding extracellular solute-binding protein, which codes for MNKKKWLTCMLAAVLTCSTMLAGCGSDEDESKAATENGKAGETASQDQPLTFSMYTFDDGWQPAPWGETVTTKWILENKKVSINYLPTNGNAKQRFNAMYASGELPDVISLSPGPELDRLISEGQLVELDPYLDKYPNLKQSAGDQIININRSEDGKLYVFPEWYVGGNHMNGNGGWGINRKIYKEMGSPKLETLTELESYLRSVKEKYPNVIPLEVGGPYDIKMMYSAFKENSTPYFVSRMFYPDGNTLKPITEDPAFKEFMLFASRLYRDKLLTQDVFTQKADQMIEKLSQGRVAVSINSNLSGRARVPNSTLRAQDPEGGYEFIWPIHKEGLDKNKIYLNYTGREGGGKLVITKNAKDPERIFAYLDWVTSSEGQSVLWFGPQGFLWDERDENGIPIPNDKYKTMDKAELDKLHVSDNMMAGNATWVDLAKVARESLLPEEQRDFQTTQQVNVAWKTSMDITAFANTDPQGDSEEGIILQSVTDMFDQAFSTMIYAKSDAEVESILNKANEEMQKLDFPKVLDYVQKKWQENLNKMNGQ